From a region of the Corallococcus coralloides DSM 2259 genome:
- a CDS encoding YihY/virulence factor BrkB family protein gives MGLPRLKYLTWREFARRFWKEIEEDTVTDVAAQLSYYFIFSLFPFLFFLVTLVAYMPFAPGAVDAMMDRIRPLVPGDALGVVSQHLTSIVGETRPRLLTVGLVVALWTASRGVDALRKALNLAYDVSESRPYWKTQGLALLVTLMGGLLIPLSFAILLLGGRVGAWVADKLALIDEFHLVWSWLRWPFTAALVMLMLSLCYYLLPDVKQRFKYITPGSVIGTLAWLGSTWGFTQYVEHFGKYDVTYGSIGGVVVLLLWLYISGLIFILGGELNAILEHASAEGKAKGARDFGQPAPLEPPLKTPGAAKSAASARKTRLALFRRKRRVAEGKDPEPPGLMPDGSDNPSVH, from the coding sequence ATGGGGCTGCCACGGCTCAAGTACCTGACGTGGAGGGAGTTCGCGCGGCGCTTCTGGAAGGAGATTGAAGAGGACACCGTCACCGACGTGGCGGCGCAGCTGTCCTACTACTTCATCTTCTCCCTGTTCCCCTTCCTGTTCTTCCTCGTCACGCTGGTGGCGTACATGCCGTTCGCGCCCGGCGCCGTGGACGCGATGATGGACCGCATCCGCCCGCTGGTGCCCGGCGACGCGCTGGGCGTGGTGAGCCAGCACCTGACCTCCATCGTCGGCGAGACGCGCCCCCGGCTGCTCACCGTGGGTCTCGTCGTGGCGCTGTGGACCGCGTCGCGCGGCGTGGATGCCCTGCGCAAGGCGCTCAACCTGGCCTACGACGTGTCGGAGTCCCGGCCCTACTGGAAGACGCAGGGCCTGGCGCTGCTGGTGACGCTGATGGGCGGCCTGCTGATCCCCCTGTCCTTCGCCATCCTGCTCCTGGGCGGGCGCGTGGGGGCGTGGGTGGCGGACAAGCTGGCGCTCATCGACGAGTTCCACCTCGTCTGGTCCTGGCTGCGCTGGCCCTTCACCGCGGCGCTGGTGATGCTGATGCTGTCGCTCTGCTACTACCTGCTGCCGGACGTGAAGCAGCGCTTCAAGTACATCACCCCGGGCTCCGTGATTGGCACCCTGGCGTGGCTGGGCAGCACCTGGGGCTTCACCCAGTACGTGGAGCACTTCGGCAAGTACGACGTCACCTACGGCTCCATCGGTGGCGTGGTGGTGCTGCTCTTGTGGCTCTACATCTCCGGGCTCATCTTCATCCTCGGAGGGGAGCTCAACGCCATCCTCGAGCACGCCTCCGCGGAGGGGAAGGCCAAGGGCGCGCGGGACTTCGGCCAGCCCGCGCCCCTGGAGCCGCCCCTCAAGACGCCCGGCGCGGCCAAGAGCGCCGCCAGCGCCCGGAAGACGCGGCTCGCGCTGTTCAGGCGCAAGCGCCGCGTGGCGGAGGGCAAGGACCCGGAGCCCCCGGGCCTCATGCCGGACGGGAGCGACAACCCGTCCGTGCACTGA
- a CDS encoding TIGR04551 family protein, translating into MSHVLLAALLVASSTATAQTPVPDGGTTPSAPQESAPAAAPAAPAAVSPAPTSEGSVSREELEQRLEATRQELREDIRAQTATQAVANNDWQEEWTEEKRKLELFTLDGYLRVRPVLFYKFDLGKPALPSGTPLGRQLWTRSPRSASEQTQAGANMRFRLEPSFNVSEDVRIKAQVDALDNVLLGSNPDSAYSGDGRNNFTLFSENESPSNSAVNAWKDSVIVRRAYGEVTTPVGILRFGRMGSHWGLGMLRNDGNCLDCDYGDTVDRIQFVTEPFAGWYVTPMLDFNSEGLSTEKANTLGEPVDLTQSDDAHSLVLAIARRDTDQQQKAKLDNNQGVLNYGLYFTYRTQRYATLTETGVPFEDANPSIPVTVTTPTFVPRGGTLYIPDLWFKYQEKKFRIEAEFAAQLGTIEGRATTANEPTTQSLRVAQFGGVLQTEFHVIENKLHLGIEAGFASGDRAPGFGNYPGRQGSGSDGNTAPGDVEGRQYSCDNGGCSDNAIRNFRFNRDYRVDVILWRSILNGVTDAFYVKPGLKYSIAEGFDVYGSVIYSQAFYAESTPSSISRSLGLEADIGARYVTEDGFVAGIDYGILFPLDGLKDLGLPGQELSTAHAIRGMLAIRF; encoded by the coding sequence ATGTCTCACGTCCTGCTGGCGGCGCTGCTCGTCGCCTCGTCCACGGCCACCGCGCAGACGCCGGTGCCCGATGGTGGCACCACGCCCTCGGCACCCCAGGAGTCGGCTCCCGCCGCGGCTCCCGCGGCTCCGGCCGCCGTTTCCCCCGCCCCCACCTCCGAAGGTTCCGTCAGCCGCGAGGAGCTGGAGCAGCGCCTGGAGGCCACGCGTCAGGAGCTGCGCGAGGACATCCGCGCCCAGACGGCCACCCAGGCCGTGGCCAACAACGACTGGCAGGAGGAGTGGACGGAGGAGAAGCGCAAGCTGGAGCTGTTCACGCTGGACGGCTACCTGCGCGTGCGCCCCGTGCTCTTCTACAAGTTCGACCTGGGCAAGCCCGCGCTGCCCTCCGGCACGCCCCTGGGCCGCCAGCTGTGGACGCGCTCGCCGCGCTCCGCCTCCGAGCAGACCCAGGCCGGCGCCAACATGCGCTTCCGCCTGGAGCCGTCCTTCAACGTCTCCGAGGACGTGCGCATCAAGGCGCAGGTGGACGCGCTGGACAACGTCCTCTTGGGCTCCAACCCGGACAGCGCCTACAGCGGGGACGGGCGCAACAACTTCACGCTCTTCTCCGAGAACGAGTCCCCGTCCAACTCCGCCGTCAACGCGTGGAAGGACTCCGTCATCGTGCGGCGCGCGTACGGTGAGGTGACGACGCCGGTGGGCATCCTGCGCTTCGGCCGCATGGGCAGCCACTGGGGCCTGGGCATGCTGCGCAACGACGGCAACTGCCTGGACTGCGACTACGGCGACACGGTGGACCGCATCCAGTTCGTCACCGAGCCGTTCGCCGGCTGGTACGTGACGCCCATGCTGGACTTCAACTCGGAGGGGTTGTCCACGGAGAAGGCCAACACCCTGGGCGAGCCGGTGGACCTCACCCAGTCCGACGACGCGCACAGCCTGGTGCTGGCCATCGCGCGGCGCGACACCGACCAGCAGCAGAAGGCCAAGCTGGACAACAACCAGGGCGTCCTCAACTACGGCCTGTACTTCACCTACCGCACGCAGCGGTACGCCACCCTGACGGAGACGGGCGTCCCCTTCGAGGACGCCAACCCCTCCATCCCCGTCACCGTCACCACGCCGACGTTCGTCCCGCGCGGCGGCACGCTCTACATCCCGGACCTGTGGTTCAAGTACCAGGAGAAGAAGTTCCGCATCGAGGCGGAGTTCGCCGCGCAGCTGGGCACCATCGAAGGGCGCGCCACCACGGCCAACGAGCCCACCACCCAGTCGCTGCGCGTGGCGCAGTTCGGCGGCGTGCTCCAGACGGAGTTCCACGTCATCGAGAACAAGCTGCACCTGGGCATCGAGGCGGGCTTCGCCTCAGGTGACAGGGCGCCGGGCTTCGGCAACTACCCGGGCCGCCAGGGCTCGGGCTCGGACGGCAACACCGCGCCGGGCGACGTGGAGGGCCGTCAGTACAGCTGCGACAACGGCGGCTGCAGCGACAACGCCATCCGCAACTTCCGCTTCAACCGCGACTACCGCGTGGACGTCATCCTGTGGCGGTCCATCCTCAATGGCGTCACGGACGCGTTCTACGTGAAGCCGGGCCTCAAGTACTCCATCGCGGAGGGCTTCGACGTCTACGGCAGCGTCATCTACTCGCAGGCGTTCTACGCGGAGTCCACGCCGTCCTCCATCAGCAGGAGCCTGGGCCTGGAGGCGGACATCGGCGCGCGCTACGTCACGGAAGACGGCTTCGTGGCGGGCATCGACTACGGCATCCTCTTCCCGCTGGACGGCCTGAAGGACCTGGGCCTGCCGGGCCAGGAGCTCAGCACCGCGCACGCCATCCGCGGCATGCTGGCCATCCGGTTCTAG
- the mutM gene encoding bifunctional DNA-formamidopyrimidine glycosylase/DNA-(apurinic or apyrimidinic site) lyase: protein MPELPEVEIARRNLERWFKGHRIVRAEADATRVFRGAELPHFTRLTGRVTALERKGKYLLITLEGGHGLMAHLGMTGKFVRRKEGEPVPYSRARFHLEDGHVVHFSDPRLFGRMEPVPAKELWELPAVKALGIDPLTEGLTGPQLQEAVGDSKQDLKVALMDQGRVAGLGNIHAAEALFRAGLHPARKPGTLTPDDWKHLARAIHAAFDFAFKEQEGEDITYLEEAGSVNRFRVYGRAEGPCSKCGTTVESFTQGGRTTHFCPKCQPLSTVAVRASRKGTAAGKGPASAVAGPKPRSRRR, encoded by the coding sequence ATGCCTGAACTACCGGAAGTGGAGATCGCCCGGCGCAACCTGGAGCGCTGGTTCAAGGGCCACCGCATCGTGCGCGCGGAAGCGGATGCGACCCGCGTCTTCCGGGGCGCGGAGCTGCCCCACTTCACCCGGCTCACCGGGCGGGTGACGGCCCTGGAGCGCAAGGGGAAGTACCTGCTCATCACCCTGGAGGGCGGCCACGGCCTGATGGCCCACCTGGGCATGACGGGCAAGTTCGTGCGCCGCAAGGAGGGCGAGCCCGTCCCCTACAGCCGCGCCCGCTTCCACCTGGAAGACGGCCACGTGGTCCACTTCAGTGATCCACGCCTCTTCGGCCGCATGGAGCCCGTGCCCGCGAAGGAATTGTGGGAATTGCCCGCGGTGAAGGCCCTGGGGATAGACCCGCTGACCGAAGGGCTCACCGGCCCCCAGCTCCAGGAGGCGGTGGGGGACTCCAAGCAGGACCTGAAGGTGGCGCTGATGGACCAGGGCCGCGTCGCCGGCCTGGGCAACATCCACGCCGCGGAGGCGCTCTTCCGCGCGGGGCTCCACCCGGCGCGCAAGCCCGGCACCCTCACGCCGGACGACTGGAAGCACCTGGCCCGGGCCATCCACGCCGCCTTCGACTTCGCCTTCAAGGAGCAGGAGGGCGAGGACATCACCTACCTGGAGGAGGCAGGCTCCGTGAACCGCTTCCGCGTCTATGGAAGGGCTGAGGGGCCTTGCTCGAAGTGCGGTACGACCGTGGAGTCCTTCACCCAGGGTGGGCGCACCACGCATTTCTGTCCGAAATGTCAGCCGCTCTCCACGGTTGCTGTCCGCGCGTCCCGGAAGGGGACGGCGGCGGGGAAGGGGCCGGCTTCCGCCGTTGCCGGCCCGAAACCCCGATCCCGTAGACGTTGA
- the lysA gene encoding diaminopimelate decarboxylase yields MSVFHHRKGVLHAEQVPLPAIADAVGTPTYVYSTAALTERFQAVTEAFQGQKHLICYSVKANSNLAILGLFARLGSGFDIVSGGELARVKQAGGEPGRTVFAGVGKTPDEMAQALSQGLLLFNVESAEELEALDAVGRKLGRRAPFALRVNPDVDARTHRYISTGLKTSKFGVPFEEAVALYAKAKKMKGLQALGLDCHIGSQLTRTAPMKAALTKVADLYVTLKARGHALEYLDVGGGLGITYSDETPPSPQEYARTVLNATEGTGATLLLEPGRALVGNAGVLLTRVLYRKPTEARTFVVVDAGMNDLMRPALYEAHHDLQPVVKRRGRDVEVDVVGPVCESTDVLARARPLVLPRQDDLYAFMSAGAYGMSMASTYNSRPRPAEVLVDGAAWRVVRERERVEDLWRGERA; encoded by the coding sequence GTGAGCGTCTTCCACCACCGCAAGGGCGTGCTGCACGCCGAACAGGTGCCGCTGCCCGCCATCGCGGACGCGGTGGGCACCCCCACGTACGTCTACTCCACCGCCGCGCTCACGGAGCGCTTCCAGGCGGTGACGGAGGCGTTCCAGGGGCAGAAGCACCTCATCTGCTATTCGGTGAAGGCCAACTCCAACCTGGCCATCCTGGGCCTCTTCGCCCGGCTGGGCAGCGGCTTCGACATCGTGTCCGGCGGCGAGCTGGCGCGCGTGAAGCAGGCCGGCGGCGAACCGGGCAGGACCGTGTTCGCGGGCGTGGGCAAGACGCCGGACGAAATGGCCCAGGCGCTGTCCCAGGGCCTCCTGCTCTTCAACGTGGAGAGCGCGGAGGAGCTGGAGGCGCTGGATGCCGTGGGGCGCAAGCTGGGCAGGCGCGCGCCGTTCGCCCTGCGCGTGAACCCGGACGTGGACGCGCGCACGCACCGCTACATCTCCACCGGCCTGAAGACGTCCAAGTTCGGCGTGCCCTTCGAGGAGGCGGTCGCCCTCTACGCGAAGGCGAAGAAGATGAAGGGGCTCCAGGCGCTGGGGCTGGACTGCCACATCGGCTCGCAGCTCACGCGCACCGCCCCCATGAAGGCCGCCCTCACCAAGGTGGCGGACCTCTACGTCACGCTCAAGGCCCGGGGCCACGCGCTGGAGTACCTGGACGTGGGCGGCGGGCTGGGCATCACCTATTCGGACGAAACGCCGCCCAGCCCCCAGGAGTACGCGCGCACGGTACTCAACGCGACGGAAGGCACGGGGGCCACGCTGCTGTTGGAGCCCGGGCGGGCGCTCGTGGGCAACGCGGGCGTGCTGCTCACGCGCGTGCTGTACAGGAAGCCCACGGAGGCGCGGACCTTCGTCGTGGTGGACGCGGGCATGAACGACCTGATGCGCCCGGCCCTCTACGAAGCGCACCACGACCTGCAGCCGGTGGTGAAGCGCCGCGGCCGGGACGTGGAGGTGGACGTCGTGGGGCCGGTGTGTGAGTCCACGGACGTGCTCGCGCGGGCGCGCCCCCTGGTGCTGCCCCGCCAGGACGACCTGTACGCCTTCATGAGCGCCGGGGCTTACGGGATGAGCATGGCTTCCACCTACAACTCGCGGCCCCGGCCGGCGGAGGTGCTGGTGGACGGAGCGGCCTGGCGTGTCGTGCGGGAGCGCGAGCGCGTCGAGGACCTCTGGCGCGGCGAGCGGGCCTGA
- a CDS encoding MTAP family purine nucleoside phosphorylase, whose translation MAAVKVGIIGGQALYQALGLQGRGEHLSVETPFGPHSAPFIATELDGVPIVFVFRHGQGHVHNATRAPYRANLFALKSLGVTHVIATGTVGSLRDAIQPLHLALPDQVIDRTYRRPCTFYDDVAVHVELAQPFCATLRQTLIDAAPRSDTEVHSSATYVCIEGPSLSTQAESQLYRTWGGDLVGLTAMPEARLAREAELHYALIALPTDHDSWRSQPAGQEPEALLPQFTQRLDAVTAHGAALLRRALPRIASTPTACRCASALALAIFTDRTRIPAEVKSRLRPLLGRYLPSGLV comes from the coding sequence ATGGCGGCGGTCAAGGTGGGCATCATCGGGGGCCAGGCCCTCTACCAGGCCCTGGGACTCCAGGGGCGCGGCGAACACCTCTCCGTGGAGACGCCCTTCGGGCCCCACAGCGCCCCATTCATCGCCACGGAGCTGGACGGTGTCCCCATCGTCTTCGTCTTCCGCCACGGCCAGGGCCACGTCCACAACGCCACCCGCGCCCCCTACCGCGCCAACCTCTTCGCCCTGAAGTCGCTCGGCGTCACCCACGTCATCGCCACCGGCACTGTCGGCAGCCTGCGTGACGCCATCCAGCCGCTGCACCTGGCCCTGCCGGATCAGGTCATCGACCGGACCTACCGCCGCCCCTGCACCTTCTACGACGACGTCGCCGTGCACGTGGAGCTGGCCCAGCCCTTCTGCGCCACCCTGCGCCAGACGCTCATCGACGCGGCCCCCAGGAGCGACACGGAGGTGCACTCCTCCGCGACCTACGTCTGCATCGAGGGCCCCTCCCTGAGCACCCAGGCGGAGAGCCAGCTGTACCGCACGTGGGGCGGGGACCTGGTGGGGCTCACCGCCATGCCGGAGGCGCGGCTCGCCCGCGAGGCTGAGCTGCACTACGCCCTCATCGCGCTGCCCACCGACCACGACTCCTGGCGCTCGCAGCCCGCGGGCCAGGAACCCGAAGCGCTCCTGCCGCAGTTCACCCAGCGGCTGGACGCCGTCACCGCCCATGGCGCCGCGCTCCTGCGCCGCGCGCTGCCCCGCATCGCGAGCACGCCCACCGCCTGCCGCTGTGCCAGCGCGCTGGCGCTGGCCATCTTCACCGACCGCACCCGCATCCCCGCCGAAGTGAAGAGCCGCCTGCGTCCGCTGCTGGGCCGCTACCTGCCCTCCGGCCTCGTCTAG
- the dapA gene encoding 4-hydroxy-tetrahydrodipicolinate synthase: MKTFEGSMTALATPFHDGALDEGAFRALVRFQLDGGTNVLLPMGTTGEAVTMDADERARAIAVVVDEVKGRVPVVAGAGSNSTRETIESVRRAREVGANGALIVTPYYNKPTQAGLVEHYRAIAKAHPGFPLIAYNVPGRTGVDLLPETVLQLCDIPEVVALKEATGNLIRAVDLVEKCGDRMTLLSGDDFTVLPFLACGGKGVISVSSNVAPRMMADLVAAARSNDIAKARGLQVRMNALHRLLFVESNPIPVKWALHLMGMFGPEVRLPLVPMGEANAAKLKAELSGLGLLKA; encoded by the coding sequence ATGAAGACCTTCGAAGGCTCCATGACGGCGCTGGCGACTCCGTTCCACGACGGCGCGCTGGACGAGGGGGCCTTCCGGGCCCTGGTGCGCTTCCAGCTGGACGGCGGCACGAACGTGCTCTTGCCCATGGGCACCACCGGCGAAGCCGTGACCATGGACGCGGACGAGCGCGCGCGCGCCATCGCCGTCGTCGTGGACGAGGTGAAGGGCCGCGTGCCGGTGGTGGCGGGCGCGGGCAGCAACAGCACGCGCGAGACGATTGAGTCCGTGCGCCGCGCTCGCGAGGTGGGCGCCAACGGCGCGCTCATCGTCACGCCCTACTACAACAAGCCCACGCAGGCGGGCCTGGTGGAGCACTACCGCGCCATCGCGAAGGCGCACCCGGGCTTCCCGCTCATCGCCTACAACGTGCCGGGCCGCACGGGCGTGGACCTCTTGCCGGAGACGGTGCTCCAGCTGTGTGACATCCCGGAGGTCGTGGCGCTGAAGGAGGCCACGGGCAACCTCATCCGCGCGGTGGACCTGGTGGAGAAGTGCGGCGACCGGATGACGCTGTTGTCCGGCGACGACTTCACGGTGCTGCCCTTCCTCGCGTGCGGCGGCAAGGGCGTCATCTCCGTGTCCTCCAACGTCGCGCCCCGCATGATGGCGGACCTGGTGGCGGCGGCGCGGAGCAACGACATCGCGAAGGCGCGCGGCCTCCAGGTGCGGATGAACGCGCTGCACCGGCTGCTCTTCGTGGAGTCCAACCCCATCCCGGTGAAGTGGGCGCTGCACCTGATGGGCATGTTCGGCCCGGAAGTCCGGCTGCCGCTCGTGCCCATGGGCGAGGCGAACGCCGCGAAGCTGAAGGCCGAGCTGTCCGGGCTGGGCCTGCTGAAGGCCTGA
- a CDS encoding M48 family metallopeptidase — protein MQRMVTALLTLTLASGLSTGCTKQRVGAEKAIASVLISDEQENELGLQVKKELETKENIKYVEDPEVLAYVRGISQPILAQANKDRSGVKWKVNVINDPKTVNAFATPGGFLYVYTGLLLAADTEAELAGVMAHEAGHVVGRHSARAMVNAYGLQAITQVALGQNPGTAAQIAAQLAGGGLQLAHGRSEETEADEYGAKYASAAGFDPNGLITFFQKLQKEQGSTPGVLKWLSTHPTNEDRIAHLRKIIAQQGLKGDRNTAGGLTAIQAKLPKQ, from the coding sequence ATGCAACGGATGGTCACCGCACTCTTGACCCTCACCCTGGCCTCGGGCCTCTCCACGGGCTGCACCAAGCAGCGCGTGGGCGCGGAGAAGGCGATCGCCAGTGTCCTCATCTCCGACGAGCAGGAGAACGAGCTCGGCCTCCAGGTGAAGAAGGAGCTCGAGACGAAGGAGAACATCAAGTACGTGGAGGACCCGGAGGTCCTGGCGTACGTCCGGGGCATCTCCCAGCCCATCCTCGCGCAGGCCAACAAGGACCGCTCCGGGGTGAAGTGGAAGGTCAACGTCATCAACGACCCGAAGACGGTCAACGCCTTCGCCACGCCGGGCGGCTTCCTCTACGTGTACACGGGCCTCCTGCTCGCGGCGGACACGGAGGCGGAGCTGGCGGGCGTGATGGCGCACGAGGCGGGCCACGTGGTGGGCCGGCACTCCGCGCGCGCCATGGTGAACGCCTACGGCCTGCAGGCCATCACCCAGGTGGCGCTGGGCCAGAACCCGGGCACCGCCGCGCAGATCGCCGCGCAGCTGGCGGGCGGCGGGCTGCAGCTGGCGCACGGCCGCAGTGAAGAGACGGAAGCGGACGAGTACGGCGCGAAGTACGCCTCCGCCGCGGGCTTCGACCCCAACGGCCTCATCACCTTCTTCCAGAAGCTCCAGAAGGAGCAGGGCTCCACGCCGGGCGTGCTCAAGTGGCTGTCCACGCACCCCACCAACGAGGACCGCATCGCGCACCTGCGGAAGATCATCGCGCAGCAGGGGCTCAAGGGTGACCGCAACACCGCGGGCGGGCTGACGGCCATCCAGGCGAAGCTGCCCAAGCAGTAG
- the dapB gene encoding 4-hydroxy-tetrahydrodipicolinate reductase: MTRTVITGISGRMGSTLVRLAKAASDLPVVGATVRPGSPLAGQDAGLVARLGAPLDVIAHDDLGRALDGAKADVVVDFTGPEATLHHAKVCAERGVALVVGTTGFTPEGRAQLEAHAKRIPIVAAPNMSVGVNLVIRMAAELARVLGPSFDVEVLEAHHRMKKDAPSGTALKLAEVLVDALGRSKDDLTFAREGQTGARPPGEIGVQALRGGDVVGEHTVYFFGEGERIELTHRATNRDQFAQGALRAARWVAGRAPGLYDMADVLGLQGKT, encoded by the coding sequence ATGACCCGCACCGTCATCACCGGCATCTCCGGCCGCATGGGCAGCACGCTGGTGCGCCTGGCGAAGGCCGCCAGCGACCTTCCGGTGGTGGGCGCCACGGTGCGCCCGGGCAGCCCCCTCGCAGGACAGGACGCGGGGCTCGTGGCCCGGCTGGGCGCGCCGCTGGATGTGATTGCTCACGACGACCTGGGCCGCGCGCTGGACGGCGCGAAGGCGGACGTCGTCGTGGACTTCACCGGCCCGGAGGCCACGCTGCACCACGCGAAGGTCTGCGCCGAGCGCGGCGTGGCGCTGGTGGTGGGCACCACGGGCTTCACGCCGGAGGGCCGCGCGCAGCTGGAGGCGCACGCGAAGAGGATTCCCATCGTCGCGGCGCCCAACATGTCCGTGGGCGTGAACCTGGTCATCCGCATGGCCGCGGAGCTGGCGCGCGTGCTGGGCCCGTCGTTCGACGTGGAGGTGCTGGAGGCGCACCACCGCATGAAGAAGGACGCGCCCAGCGGCACCGCGCTCAAGCTGGCGGAGGTGCTGGTGGACGCGCTGGGCCGCTCGAAGGACGACCTCACCTTCGCGCGCGAGGGGCAGACGGGCGCCCGCCCGCCGGGTGAGATTGGCGTGCAGGCGCTGCGTGGCGGGGACGTCGTGGGCGAGCACACGGTCTACTTTTTCGGCGAGGGCGAGCGCATCGAGCTCACCCACCGCGCGACGAACCGTGATCAGTTCGCGCAAGGGGCGCTGAGGGCCGCGCGCTGGGTGGCGGGCCGCGCGCCGGGACTCTATGACATGGCCGACGTGCTCGGCCTCCAGGGGAAGACATGA